TGAGCCCCGAGCAATGCGAGGGGCGGCAGGGCGATCACCGCAGCGATCTCTATAGCACGGGCGCCATCCTTTATGAAATGCTCACCGGCGCCAAGCCGTTCACTGCGCGGGATTGGGCCGCCTTGCTGCGCCAGCACATAAACGCGCCGATCCCGCGTTTACCAGCCCAACTAGCGGCCTATCAAGCCTTAGTCGACCGCTTGCTCGCCAAGCGGCCCGAGGAGCGCTATCAATCCGCAAGCGAAGTGCTCGAGGCGGTCGATCGAAGCTTCGTGCCCCCCGCAGCCTGAACCGCGCGTACCGGCGCCGACTGGGCGTCCGCCATCATGCCGCGGGACGCTGTACGAAACCAGCGATTTGATCAAGTAACTGTTGCTCTACGTAGGGCTTTCCTAGGAAGGCATCCACCCCTAAACCCAAGGCGTGGCGGCGATGTTTTTCCGCCGCGCGCGAGGTAATCATAATGAGCGGCACGTGCGCCGTTCTTGGGCTCTGCTTGAGCTTGCGGGCGAGATCGAATCCGTCCATGCGCGGCATTTCTATGTCGAGCAGGATCACATCGGGCAGGCTGACAGCCATTTGCTCCATGGCATCCATTCCATCGCGCGCGGTCGTGACCTCGTAACCGTATCGTGACAGCAAGCGTTCCGTGAACTTTCGGACGGTCAGAGAATCGTCCACGACCATGACCAGTGGCGCTCCCGGTGCCCGGGCACGGGCGGAATCGGCCGCGCGCTGCGCCGCGATCGCCGCCTCGTTCCGATGCGCCAGCTGGACTGGATTGAGAATTAGAACGCTGCGCCCATCACCCAGGGCTGTCGCCCCGAGGATCCCCGGGACCCCGCTGAGCTGCGGGCCCACGCCCTTGATAATGACCTCGCGGTTACCAATGACCTCATCGACCAAGACCGCGGCGTGTGCGCCGCCCTCATGGAGAAGCAAGAGCTTCTGTTGGCGCATGACACTCGTCACGCACGCCGAATCACCGAGGAGCCTGGGCAGATAATGGACTGCCGGGTACTCGCGGCTAGCATGAACAAAAGGGCGCCGATGCTCATTCCCTTCCCGATGCTCGGCCTGCGCTTCAAGAACTTGCTCGAACATGGCCGAGGGGATGGCATAGAGGGCGCTCCCGGCACGCACCAGGACCGCATGCACGATGCCGTGGGTGACCGGCAGAAACAAGGAAAAGCAGGCACCGGCGCCTGCTTCAGAGCGTACCTCGATACGGCCTCCCGCGGCGGTGATAGCATCCAGCACCGCATCCATGCCCACACCGCGGCCGGCGAGCCCGGTTACCACTTCGGCGGTCGAAAACCCAGGAGAGAAGATGAGATGCATCGCTTCCTCATCGCTGAGCGGCGCGCCCTGTCCGATCAGCCCCTTCTCCACGGCCTTGGCGCGTAGGCGCGCCGGATCGAGCCCCGCGCCGTCATCGGATACCGTGATCACGATGCCGGGCGGCGCCTGGCGGACGGTTAAAACCACCTTGCCGTGTTCGGGCTTGCCCGCCCGCACGCGGACAGCGGGGCTCTCGATGCCATGCACAACGGCGTTTCGCAAGAGGTGCTCGAGCGGCGCCACGAGCTGGTCTAAGAGAGCGCGATCGAATTCAAGGTGCTCGCCGTGAATCACAAGACCCGCGTCCTTACCGACCTCGCGGGCGGCCTGCCGCACGACGCGGTAGAGGCGGTCCGCCACGCTTCGCAATGCCAACGCGCGAACGCACATGAGGTCCTGATGGTGTTGCCGGGTGATGCGCCCCTGTTCGGCGAGGGCGGCGCCGATGCGTTCTATACTCTGGTCCAAATGCTGGTGCAGGATGCGGCTGTCGCTGATGCTTTCGGCCATCATGCGCGCGATCTCCTGGACGCGCGTATAGCGATCCAGCTCCAGCGGATCGAATCCATCGGTGCTCGCTTGGCGCTGGGGCAGACGCGAATGAATCTGACTTTCGGTTTGGATTTCAATGTCGTGCTGCTGTTCCCGTAAGCGCGTAAGAACGCCCAGAAGATCTTCAAAGCCGCGCTTGAGTTGCGCCATTTCGGCCTCGACCAGCGAACGCGCGATGCTGATTTCGCCCGCCTGATTCAGCAATCGCTCAACCATGTACACGCGTACTCTCAATAGCGAATCACCGGAAGCGCTCGGCGGAGCCTGCACGCGCGGACGCATGGTGCTCGTTAGCCCCGCTGGCACAGCTGTCGGCGGGGCGTTGCCCGGGACATCGCGCCGCCGGTCGAGATCGGCCCGAAGACGCTCGATGGCAACCGCCACCACATCGAAGCGATGCTCAAGATCGTCAAATTCGCTAGCCGGCGGAGCGCCGGTCAAGGCCTCCACTCGCCCCTCGAGGTGGTGGACGAGGTCGCCGATGTCCATGACACCCGCCGTATGAGCACTGCCTTTGAAATTGTGCAGAACCCGGCGTAGAGCCTGCGGCGCCTCGCGCTCCGACGGATCGGCTCTCCATGCGCGCAACCCGGCGCCTATGGCGGCAATGCATTCCCCGCCTTCCTCGACAAACACCGACAACAGTTCCGCGTCCGCGCCCTCGTTCCCATGCATTGCCGCGACGGGCGACGCGACCGGTCGGCCCGGCATGAGCGGCGCCGGATCGGTGGTCGTGTTGCAGACCACCGAGCCTCCTGCTGCATTTCCGGTTGGGCTCTTGGCGGTCATTGCTTCTACCAAGGACACGATTGCGCCGCTCACCGCCGCCCCCTGAGAGACTATTTCGCCGGAGGGCGCTTGCCGCTGCCGGAGCGCATCCAGCATGTCGCCGACGAGCGCCAGCGCCTTGTGCATCAGAACACGGGCCGGTTCGTCGAGATGCTTGGATTGCCGGATCAGCGTGTCCAGCCACTGCTCCAGTGCATGCGCCAGATCCGCGAGGTACGGCAGCCCGACGGCGCGGCTGATGCTCGCGAGGGTATGCGCGGGCCGTACGAATTCAGCGTCGAGCGCCGCCTCGGAGTGCTTGCTGAGATTATCGACTTGGCCCATTAACCGCCGGTGATGCTCCGCGGCCTCTCGTTGGAAAATCGCGAATAGGGCAGCCGGAACGGCCGCGCTACCGATGTCGATATCCGGCTCCACGATGTCCGAAATTATTGCCGGGGTAGCGGTTGCGGCCACCAGCGCGCATAGATCGCTGCCTTTCATACGCGCGGCGCCGGCCAGTAACTCCGCGTTGTCCGCATCAACGCAGCCATCCCGTTTGAGTGCCCCCGTCCACTTCGCGAACCGCTGCTGAGCCAGGACGAGGAGATCCAACAGCGCCGGCGTTGTCGGTCTATGCAGTTCCAGCCACGAGTTCAGCATATCCTCCAAGGCCCACGCCGATGCGCTTAGCGCAGTGAGCCCGATCATGCGGCTACTACCCTTGAGGGTGTGAAAGCCGCGCCGGATCTCGGTCAAGGCCGCATGATCCGATAATGTCTCGCGGCAACGTTGCACGTGCTGAGAAAGCGCCGCCACGATCTCGTCCGACTCCTCGATGAATACGGCCAAGAGCTCATCGGCCTCGTCCGCAACGCGTACGCTCGCCGTCGGTGGCGCTTGAGATTCGCCTTCCGCCGGCGCGTTGGCGAATGGAAGCTCCTTGCGCTTTGGGACGCCGGCGCCGGTGATTGGCGCCTCGGTGTCCCGTAAACCCAAGAGATCGAGCCGCTGGAAATCGGCATTGCCGCATCGCTCTACGAGCGTTCGGCAATAGAGTTCTAGGCTGCAGATAGCCTCCGCGGCACGCCACGTCCGCTCCTCCGTGAGGGGGAGGTCGGGTTGCGCAAGCTCGGTAACCTGGCCGTGGATCTTAATCGCCAGATCCGCGGCCCGGTCCAGTCCGAGCATGCGCAAGACCGCGCTGCACGCGGAAAGTGACAGACCGAGAGCGTGAAGCTCACCGGCTTTCGATCGATCGACAAGAAACTCCGCCAGTACCTGCTCGGCATGCTTGATCCGTGCGAGCACCTCGTGCGCGGCTGGCGCGGTCGAGTCCGAAAGCCAAAACATCGGGGAAACCACCATGCCATCGGCCGCATGGGGTTCCGCGGACAGACGGGTGGTTAAAGCTTCGATCCCTGCGGCGATCGACGGGCCGATGCGAGAAAGCTCGCTTGCGTTCTCCGCCGCGAGCAGCGCACCGGCGATCTCGACCGTCCATCCTGCCATGGCGGGCGACCGTGGGGTCGAGGCGCAGGCGCAGATGGCTTGCAAGAGGCCCTGCACGTTGCCGAGCGAATGAGTGTTCTGCGCCGCCCGTGTAATCTGTTCACGGAACTCCGCGAGAGCCTCGCTTCGGCCTTC
The genomic region above belongs to Pseudomonadota bacterium and contains:
- a CDS encoding Hpt domain-containing protein — its product is MIRGDSFAPGRLGIVTRTLCAEFTQVREAIGRCSNGLPDNTALRQVGARLRRVTGVLEMVGAPVQARFLLEFAEIALSGASSDAKAAAVAAGCLGAAVSELGTGTATTHPLLQELQEERPDSDDAETLLRHGHEAYQRGLLGWLRDGSTGIESMHQGLARVARLRPAPHRSLWRLAAIFIECLRLSIIPGDVSTKKLCARIEQQLRRLRSGSLAGDAPLLCDILALIAMPPTGSARLREVIVPFGLGSLLSITAEQLAAGAIPAPGRGELREALRAGKSAWAEFCEGRSEALAEFREQITRAAQNTHSLGNVQGLLQAICACASTPRSPAMAGWTVEIAGALLAAENASELSRIGPSIAAGIEALTTRLSAEPHAADGMVVSPMFWLSDSTAPAAHEVLARIKHAEQVLAEFLVDRSKAGELHALGLSLSACSAVLRMLGLDRAADLAIKIHGQVTELAQPDLPLTEERTWRAAEAICSLELYCRTLVERCGNADFQRLDLLGLRDTEAPITGAGVPKRKELPFANAPAEGESQAPPTASVRVADEADELLAVFIEESDEIVAALSQHVQRCRETLSDHAALTEIRRGFHTLKGSSRMIGLTALSASAWALEDMLNSWLELHRPTTPALLDLLVLAQQRFAKWTGALKRDGCVDADNAELLAGAARMKGSDLCALVAATATPAIISDIVEPDIDIGSAAVPAALFAIFQREAAEHHRRLMGQVDNLSKHSEAALDAEFVRPAHTLASISRAVGLPYLADLAHALEQWLDTLIRQSKHLDEPARVLMHKALALVGDMLDALRQRQAPSGEIVSQGAAVSGAIVSLVEAMTAKSPTGNAAGGSVVCNTTTDPAPLMPGRPVASPVAAMHGNEGADAELLSVFVEEGGECIAAIGAGLRAWRADPSEREAPQALRRVLHNFKGSAHTAGVMDIGDLVHHLEGRVEALTGAPPASEFDDLEHRFDVVAVAIERLRADLDRRRDVPGNAPPTAVPAGLTSTMRPRVQAPPSASGDSLLRVRVYMVERLLNQAGEISIARSLVEAEMAQLKRGFEDLLGVLTRLREQQHDIEIQTESQIHSRLPQRQASTDGFDPLELDRYTRVQEIARMMAESISDSRILHQHLDQSIERIGAALAEQGRITRQHHQDLMCVRALALRSVADRLYRVVRQAAREVGKDAGLVIHGEHLEFDRALLDQLVAPLEHLLRNAVVHGIESPAVRVRAGKPEHGKVVLTVRQAPPGIVITVSDDGAGLDPARLRAKAVEKGLIGQGAPLSDEEAMHLIFSPGFSTAEVVTGLAGRGVGMDAVLDAITAAGGRIEVRSEAGAGACFSLFLPVTHGIVHAVLVRAGSALYAIPSAMFEQVLEAQAEHREGNEHRRPFVHASREYPAVHYLPRLLGDSACVTSVMRQQKLLLLHEGGAHAAVLVDEVIGNREVIIKGVGPQLSGVPGILGATALGDGRSVLILNPVQLAHRNEAAIAAQRAADSARARAPGAPLVMVVDDSLTVRKFTERLLSRYGYEVTTARDGMDAMEQMAVSLPDVILLDIEMPRMDGFDLARKLKQSPRTAHVPLIMITSRAAEKHRRHALGLGVDAFLGKPYVEQQLLDQIAGFVQRPAA